The following coding sequences lie in one Spinacia oleracea cultivar Varoflay chromosome 1, BTI_SOV_V1, whole genome shotgun sequence genomic window:
- the LOC110793392 gene encoding adenine nucleotide transporter BT1, chloroplastic/mitochondrial has product MEWDKLKVCNGNENGFLTNCNLGLQWSMPEENSNYKRGLFANVGQVGFSGGVSPNPSNPKDNEGGFKLPCMDLYVKYVSSPEGFKIVGIPENEKTAKKKKSSLKLKIKVANPSLRRLISGAIAGAVSRTAVAPLETIRTHLMVGSSGHSSTEVFKEIMKTDGWTGLFCGNLINVIRVAPSKAIELLTYDTVNKLLSTKQGEQPKVPIPPSLIAGACAGVSSTILTYPLELVKTRLTIQRGVYNGIVDAFVKIIREEGASELYRGLAPSLIGVIPYAATNYCAYDTLRKAYRKFFKQEKIGNIETLLIGSLAGAISSTATFPLEVARKHMQAGAVSGKVYKNVLHALATILEQEGVQGLYRGLGPSCVKLMPAAGISFMCYEACKRILVEDEDEA; this is encoded by the exons ATGGAGTGGGATAAATTGAAAGTTTGTAATGGGAATGAAAATGGGTTTTTAACGAATTGCAATCTGGGGCTTCAATGGAGTATGCCAGAAGAGAATTCTAATTATAAAAGAGGATTGTTTGCAAATGTAGGGCAGGTGGGGTTTAGTGGTGGGGTATCTCCAAATCCTTCAAATCCAAAGGACAATGAAGGGGGTTTTAAGCTTCCATGTATGGATTTGTATGTAAAGTATGTTTCATCTCCAGAAGGGTTCAAAATTGTTGGGATTCCTGAGAATGAGAAAACCGCTAAGAAGAAGAAAAGTAGTCTTAAATTGAAGATTAAGGTTGCTAACCCTTCATTGAGGAGGCTGATTAGCGGGGCGATTGCCGGGGCGGTTTCGAGGACGGCTGTGGCACCACTGGAGACTATTAGGACTCATTTGATGGTTGGGAGTAGTGGACATTCTTCTACTGAAGTGTTCAAAGAAATTATGAAGACTGATGGTTGGACTGGATTGTTTTGTGGGAATTTGATTAATGTTATTCGGGTGGCTCCTAGTAAGGCTATTGAG CTTCTTACATATGATACAGTGAATAAATTGTTGTCAACAAAGCAAGGAGAACAACCTAAAGTCCCTATCCCACCTTCACTTATTGCGGGGGCCTGTGCTGGGGTCTCTTCTACCATTTTGACATATCCTCTCGAGTTGGTGAAGACCCGATTAACCATACAG AGGGGTGTATACAACGGTATAGTTGATGCTTTTGTGAAGATTATACGCGAAGAAGGCGCTTCTGAGCTATACAGAGGCCTTGCCCCGAGCTTAATTGGAGTGATTCCATATGCTGCAACCAATTACTGTGCGTATGACACGCTGCGGAAAGCATATCGAAAATTCTTCAAGCAAGAGAAGATTGGCAACATAGAAACCCTGCTGATTGGTTCTTTGGCAGGTGCCATCTCCAGTACTGCAACTTTTCCTCTTGAGGTAGCAAGGAAGCATATGCAAGCAGGGGCTGTTAGTGGAAAGGTATACAAAAACGTGTTGCATGCTTTGGCTACTATCCTAGAGCAGGAAGGAGTACAAGGTCTTTATAGAGGTCTCGGCCCTAGTTGTGTCAAGTTGATGCCAGCTGCTGGGATTTCGTTTATGTGCTACGAAGCGTGCAAGAGGATACTGGTGGAAGATGAAGATGAGGCATAG